ATAAGCATCCCGGCTGGGCAGTGCGCCTCCTTCTCCCGCTTCTGCACCTGTGGGAGTGGGGGAGCGGGAGGCAATGAACTCCAGTGCAAAACTGGGGTGTACTCCTGAAACTGTGTGTTCAGACAACagtttgctttaaaattatCAGAGAGGCACAGGATAGTTTAGCCGAAAAAGCCCTCTAAGATCGTCAAGTCCCACTATTGTCCCAGCGCTGCCAAGGCCACCATAGGCCATGTCCCCATGTGCCACATCCATCCAgctttaaatccctccagggatggggactccagcactgccctgggcagcctgctccaatgCTGAACAAGcctttcagcaaagaaattttccTTAATATCCAACCAAAATCTCCCCTGCTGCAACatgaggccgttccctctcctcctgtccctgttctctggagcagagcctgaccccccggctgtcccctcctgtcaggagctgtgcagagccacaaggtccctcctgagcctcctttgctccaggctgagctctctCAGCTCCCTCAACCACTCCAgatccttccccagctccattcccttccctggacatcCTCCAGCACCTGGATGTCCTTCTCGCCATGAGAGACCCAAAATCAAATCACACATTTCTAATTCCCCTGCAATAAATCTGACTATTAGACTGCTGTGGCTGTTAAATCCTTGGCTAGAGATGATGTTATTTCTTCCCCTGTGAAGCTGCACCATATCAGTGCCACAGAAGAGTCCCAGGCCCCTGctctctccctctgcctcaGCGCTCCTGGCACAGGCCCTGAGGGATTTTCCAGCAGACAATGAGTTTTAAACCTTGCTCTGGCATTGCAAAATGGTCACATACTGTGGCAAagaccagcagagctgcttgtCTGGCATCTGGCCTGTCAGCCACAGGAGATGCCTCAAAGTGTTCCATGTTTAAAAGTGTTTGTAAATGTGATTTAGCCGCTGCCAGGGCCGTGAGGGTGATCCGTGTCCATGGCTGGTGCTTCAGTGCAGGAGTTTGTGAAGGGGATAATCACCTGTCCTCACACTGAGAATAACCTGTGGTAGCAGACAAAGGTTCAGAGATAGACCCAAATCTATACAATACTATTTAATCTTCTTAGAGGCTGTGGGTATTAAACTGGATTGGGAATTCCTCCACTAACATGTCCTTCACACCTGACCCGCTCTTCTTTTGGGACTCTGCCAGCAGAGGAGACATCCTGAAAATGGGATCATTTTCACCTGCCTCTCTCTGCAACAGCATCTCCCATCTGGCTGTTAAGTACCAAAGAAGCTTCCAGCACTACACCCAGCCTCTGGAACTCCCCTTCGTCCTGGACAGACCTTTGGAAGGTAGGCTGGGGAGCTTTGTGTGATTGCTTGGATTTCGTGTTACTGAGACAGGAGGTTAGAAAAGGAGTTTATCAGGAATTGACCTAAACTTAGAAGACTAGAGAAACAATTCTGAATTCTTCTGGTCAGGAGTTGTgaaaggctgcagagctctTAGAACTGATCCTAGTTTtggatttctttctgtttgcaaAACATCTTTTAAGCAGCTTGTTTTGGAGCTTTTAAAATAGGAGTGTGTGCATAACTGTATTCTCTCTCTACCTTTTAACTCTCCTGTCTTTGTTAGGGAAAGTTATTTTCTCTTAACATGCAATTTGTTATACCTCTTGTGCTGTTCTGCCACAtgtatgtttattttctttttatgtatGAAAAGCAAAGCTTGtattatctatttatttagGCATTCCCATAACCCTCTCTTACAGTTGCCTTAGTGATTCTCCCAGTTATTTAAATTAACATTGCCTGTTTTGCAAGGAATTTAGGCTGTTAACTTCCCTGGGTGTTATGCAAGAGGGTGACTGTGTGATAACTTGCATGAAGAGCTTATCTGAGAATGGTTTAGAAAACTATGATTCACAGCTAAAGAATAATGTAACATGCCcactctgggggaaaaaataatctatgAAGAGTGTCATTCTAAGGTAAAACATTCAAGCAGTGCTGAAGAGTGAATTCTGTCCAGCCCCAAATCCTTGTtcctgtgctgtcacagctgcaaGCACTGTCACTCTGACATTTACAATTTCTCCCCCTTTCTAAATGCTGTTCACATAATTATGCAAGATATGCTAATTACCCCCTAATAAAAGGTATGATTACAATTCCACTTTGCCAGTTCTGATTTCAGAAAGCCCTGAAAAGATGTAGTCATAGAAACAAATGGCTGCTCAGCACCCCCAGTTTTACTAGAACCACGTTCTCCTCACCCTCTGCtcaaactgaaggaaaaaccTCACCCTTGGATGGTTTCCTGGAGAGTGAAAGGCTGGAAAGCCATGGAGCAGCATCACATCTAAACCAGTTTCCATCCCCCTGAGGTTGTTTTGGTGAATAACTGGTTTAGCAGGGATACTTGAACAGCTTGGTCTTGTCTTCAGAGCATCATTTTTAGCAATTTAAATTTGGTTCCTTGACAGAAGCCGTATCCACTCCTCCTGCACCACACTGACCCAATTGATAATATTGCAGAATAACAACTGGACTCTGCTCAATGCAGTCCTTAACAGCTCCTGGATATGGGCATTTGGTGGAACCAGAATTCAGCTTGGATTGGACTGCCTCAGCCAACTCCACTCTCTTAAGCCAAACCTTTCATTATTAATCAGCATAGCCTACAGTCATATTAATAAATAGACTGAAATCTGGATCTAGATCTCTCTTTACTCATTTAAATCCATTTCTTTTTATAGAAAAATAGACAAGCAGTCAGTGAAGGGCTGCTGCCCAAATGCTGGAAAGTTGCAGTACTTTGTTTTTCACACTAGATTTTCTTTTGCAGGATTCCCcattctgtgctgtgcagctccaCTCCTGATGCTCCAGATCAGCTAGAAATTGTGCTTGCAGTTCCAATCCTGATGCTCCAGATCAGCAAACTGCTGACCAAGTGAAGTCTTCAGTGGCTTCTGGACACAGGTCTGAGTTTGGAACCTTTAGGAAATGCATTTACCACGCAGGAGGCGGCTACGGAGGAACCGAATCCTTTTCTTGCTTGCCACAGTGTTGGTCCTCTCCTTCTACCAGCTCCagtccagcccctctgcccttcCAGCATCACACAGAGCCCCCCAGCCCACGGACCCTGCCAAAGTGACCTCCAGGGACCTCCCCAGCAACAAGACTGCTGTAAGAGGCAATGGCACAGCACCCAAAATCAGGCACTGCATCTATGTGGatcctgagccagctgtgcccgtCACCACGTCAGTGGGCACAACACCACAGCAAGAAAATTCCAGTGAAAGCTCCCCAGATGAAAAACCACCCTATGAGTCCAAAGGAGAATATCCCCAGGACCTGTTCAGTGTGGAAGAACGCAGGCAAGGGTGGGTTGTACTTCACATCTTTGGCATGATGTATGTATTTGTGGCCTTGGCCATAGTGTGTGATGAGTATTTTGTCCCTGCTTTGGGAGTGATCACTGAGAAGTTGGAGATCTCTGAAGATGTGGCTGGAGCCACCTTCATGGCAGCAGGTGGATCAGCACCAGAACTCTTCACGTCCCTCATAGGTGTCTTCATCTCACACAGCAATGTCGGCATCGGTACCATTGTGGGCTCAGCAGTGTTTAATATCCTCTTTGTCATTGGCACCTGTGCCCTCTTCTCGAGGCAGATACTCCACCTGACATGGTGGCCCTTATTTAGAGACATCACATTCTACATTGTAGACTTACTGATGCTCATCCTGTTTTTCCTAGACAGTGTCATTGATTGGTGGGAAAGCCTCCTTTTACTGACTGCCTATGCCACATACGTGTTCACCATGAAACATAACGTGTTCCTGGAGCAATGGGTGAAGCAGGAGCTGAAAAAGAAGCTAAatgctgtgcaggcagcatCAGCAGAGCATATGCGGAAGGTTGGTGTCCTTAGAGTTCAGAGGGCAAGTTGGAAATAACTTTTAGTGTAAACCACAAAGAAAAACTGCATCTCCTTCACAAAGCACATATTCAAACCTCAGAATGCAGGTACTGGTCAATAATTATGGGTTTAAAATGGGGGAAATCCAAACTAGTGAGATCTAAGAAAGTGGAGACCATCACTAACAGGGAGTTCTGCCTGTGCAATTACTAAATATCTCTTGGCTGCTTTCAAAGGTGTGTGGGATTTTGCTTACTTTGTTGTTCAAAAGAAGTTTCAGCAAGAACACTTGcagaaacacatttttggtCTGGGAATAAGGTTGGACAATTCTGGTACACAGGGTAGAAAAAGCTTCTGTCCCAGCCTCTTGCAACTGAGAGATGTTGGAGgaaattctcttttctctctctgaagCCAGATGTGTTGCTGGGATGCTGGTGGTATCACTCCTTACCTgatcagcagcacagaaaggcaTCTGGCAGCTTTAGCAACCActgcctgctctcctgggcagcATTCACAGATTGAAGTGCCCAAACCCAATTCCATGGCAGCAGATTTCAAACTCTCCCCTGGCACTGCATGCTCTGCTAGTCAGATGTGTCCCTGGCCCTCAAGCATGCTTTACCTTCAGATCCTGGCACTCCACATCATttaaggaaaggaaggaagcagaTAAGGAAAGTCAGGGTAGCTGAAGTGGTGCAGAATCAAGAAACTCCTTCTCTTTCCTACTCCTGGTTTGTTGTTCAGCCAGTCCTCACAGCTGGGAGTCCTGAAAGCTCCTGGGTTACATTTCAGTGGGATACATGTGCAAGAAActgcagtgacacacacacatcaCTGTGGACATCACCAAACATCACAGATTGAATCCAGCCCTGCACTTGAAGTTTGCAGAGAGCTCTCACTAATGTTTAGTAGCATGACAGAGAGCTGCTGAACCTATCCCTTGGGAAAAATTAATCACAGAAATTATAAATGATGGAAAGTAATGCTAATCACTGTAAAAAAACCCTGTCTTTGAACCTTCTCTCTGCTGGAAAATGAGTAAGGATACACATGTTTGGGGATGCAGTCTGGGTCTGTCTGTAGCTACAGGAATCAGTTGTGAGTCTGCCCTCAGGTGCCTGCATCCTCGCTGGGAGGCTTTAGGTAGAATCCTGCTTTATTCAGAAGCCAATGGGTTTAAGGAGGCTCATGGCTTTGGCTCTTTCAGTAGCATCCATGGACATTTGTGTCAGCTGTGCCACTtccccagaggcagcagcctggAGGATCATTAGATCTCGAAGCAGCAGAGGTGATTGGtcatttctgttcttcattACTTGCAGACAAGCAGGGCAGTTGTAGATGATGGAACAACGAAGCCACCAGATGTGAGGAAGCTTCAGGTAGGTCTAAGAAACTTTACAGGGATCTGAAGTAATGGTATTTTGAATCTCTCCCCTATGTCAGGTCATAAATAAAAGTGTCAACTCCTGTGTCAAGAAACCTGGACCAAAGCCTGTACCATATCAGGCACAATGGCCACAGTTTGCTCAAGGAGACACCTGGCAGAATCCTGTCCTTTAAGGAATTTTTACAAAATTTAAGAGACAGCTCAGGCTTCCCAGGTGGATTTAACTAGAAGAGTGCTGCTCATTCTCTGCTATAAAACAGTCATATAGAAATTCAGACAGTGACTCTTCTTACCTGATTTCATGgccaaatttcttcctgggcTGTCATAGCAGCAGCTGGTGGGGTCTGTCCTTTCTCTTTTGCTCAGCAAACACTGAGCACTGATTCCTCTGTTGCTGTTGAATTGCTGCCCCATGGCCTGGAGAGGCCTTGTCTGGTGTAGAGGACCAAGAAGCTGGAACTGAGTGGTTTTGTGCCTTCCCACAGcctgggccagccctgcagcGGGGCAGCAGCTCGGCCTCCCTGCACAACTCTCAGATGCGCGGCACCATCGTCCAGCTCATGATCCACACCCTGGACCCCCTGGCAGAAGGTGAGTGCATGCTCCACACCACAGGGCCTTGGCTTCACAGCCCTGAATGGTTTCACTGGGAATACAATCAGTATTTTGGGGTCAGTAACTCACCCTTGGGGTGCAGCTGAGTATCACAGGTGGTGTCAGGTGCAGGGAGCTCTGTGACAGTGGGATGTGCCCCTTCCAGTTGCGTGGCTGCCAAGGACAAACACCTCATGTTTTGGTCCTGCCATGTCTGCTTTTCCTGTGCCCAGCTGGTTACTGCTgtggtggcagctgctgctgggatcccTGGAAGTGGTGACATCCTCTATCTCTGCTGTCTCTCTGATTGCAGTGCAGTTAATGTGAGTTAAAGGCTCCCCCTGTCCCATAGCACATCCCATCTTCCTCTTCTTAGCTCAGACCTCATCCCAGCCCTGAAAGAGCAGCACAAAAAGAGGATAAATCCCTTGAGGAATTCTCTTTTTGACAGTGGTTAAAATCCCAGCTGAGATTCTAATCCTGATGGTGAGGCCAATTCTGTGTGATTCAGGCTGACACCTCTGAAAGCCCACCAATCATCACTGCCATGGCACAgtgtgcccacagccctgtgcaggcaatgggcagctccccagggccaggGAATGACCAGCTCAGATCCAAAACCTCTTTTAAACTGCCCAGGAAGCCTCATCTCCAGACAGACCAGGGTGTTTGTACACAGCCTTTTAATGTGTTGCTTTATATTAACTTTAATCCAATCACACTGTGGAGGTTTATTTTCAAAGGGGTGAAGCACATTAATAAAAAACATCTTTAAGATTTTCTTTCCTAGCCCAGAACATGCCCCACCCCTCCACTGCCCTACTTGTTCTAAAGAGATTATCTGCTGCTCATTCAAAGAGAGATTGAAGCTAAGCAGATCAACACCTCTCGTGTCCCTCACAGAGGTTACAAAGAGGACTCTCCAGATCAGAATCCCAGCTGCACAAACTGATCAAGGGAACAAGGAGGCTGGAGGAGGACAGCAAGGCAGATCAGTGTCTGCTTTGACAGATTCCAGTGAAGGCACCCAATGTGTTATCAGCAGTAGCCTAACAAGAGCCAGACTCATCAGGGTTTGTTCCTTGCCTCCTGTGCCTCCAAAAGGTTGTATCAACAGCACCAGCATAGACCCAAAACCTTCCAAGAGGATGTGCCATTGCCTTGAGCATCAGAACGTGCCAGAATTGAGGGGCTGCTGCCACTCAAAAACCTTCCAGCACCTTCTCATCCCACACCTCTAAATGTCTCTGTGCAGTATCTGCCCACCCAAGGCCACCACAAGTTTGGCTTTCTGATCCAGGTTGGTGCCCTGGTGAAACTCTGGGACCCCTCAGCAGGAGAGCTCTGAGGGGCTGAGGTTGGCAGCCAAGGCCAAGGAGAGCCCCAGCCAGTTcagcccagaacagggagcttTCCCCTGGCCTTGCTGAAGAGGCTACTGCTCCCAGGCCTTGTGACTATGGAATAAACAGGACCTGG
The Melospiza georgiana isolate bMelGeo1 chromosome 13, bMelGeo1.pri, whole genome shotgun sequence genome window above contains:
- the SLC24A1 gene encoding sodium/potassium/calcium exchanger 1, translating into MHLPRRRRLRRNRILFLLATVLVLSFYQLQSSPSALPASHRAPQPTDPAKVTSRDLPSNKTAVRGNGTAPKIRHCIYVDPEPAVPVTTSVGTTPQQENSSESSPDEKPPYESKGEYPQDLFSVEERRQGWVVLHIFGMMYVFVALAIVCDEYFVPALGVITEKLEISEDVAGATFMAAGGSAPELFTSLIGVFISHSNVGIGTIVGSAVFNILFVIGTCALFSRQILHLTWWPLFRDITFYIVDLLMLILFFLDSVIDWWESLLLLTAYATYVFTMKHNVFLEQWVKQELKKKLNAVQAASAEHMRKTSRAVVDDGTTKPPDVRKLQPGPALQRGSSSASLHNSQMRGTIVQLMIHTLDPLAEAKFKDRVDTLSKLAKVKAETLEGQGSQPEEGKKAPSNVQVTPATESEPSKDTQKADVPQDGQPPPSSSDTSDDSSSESQEDSDSDNTESDENDEPLSLEWPESRTKQAIYLFLFPIVFPLWSTLPDVRNSESKKFFVITFFGSILWIAAFSYLMVWWAHQVGETIGISEEIMGLTILAAGTSIPDLITSVIVARKGLGDMAVSSSVGSNIFDITVGLPVPWFLFSIFNGLSPVAVSSNGLFCAIVLLFLMLLFVIISIAICKWKMNKLLGLTMFALYFVFLIISVMLEDKIISCPVSV